A stretch of the Patescibacteria group bacterium genome encodes the following:
- a CDS encoding AI-2E family transporter, with the protein MNPKDITTIRIENRTIFKVLVGITAFVALLNLAVLLRAQLTWIVAAFFLTLALNPAVELLQKYMPRHSRGLSLAAVMSGLLAVVVFLAVTFIPVLIEQSAILIETLPGTVQSVQDNNSAVGRLVDKYNLEGVVQNAADDIAKWLVNSAGSAVSIAQGVFNGFAAAATIFVTAIFMLLEGPRWNERIWRYHPDKTRQRNLQLASEMYQVVSSYFTGVLTIAAIAAACSIIAMTLVGLPYAVPLGILVGILGLIPYVGATIAAVIVVIVAFFTSTSAAIILAIYFFIYQQVENNILQPIIQGRTTSLSPLIVTIAILLGASAAGLFGALIAIPVAASLKVLAVHWFKHHRVEEPVKVASKKA; encoded by the coding sequence ATGAATCCCAAGGATATTACAACCATCCGAATTGAAAACCGAACCATCTTTAAGGTTCTGGTCGGGATCACCGCCTTTGTGGCGCTGTTAAACCTAGCGGTGCTGCTGCGGGCTCAGCTCACCTGGATTGTGGCGGCCTTCTTTTTGACCCTGGCGCTCAACCCGGCGGTAGAGTTGCTGCAAAAATACATGCCGCGGCACAGTCGTGGATTAAGTTTAGCCGCCGTTATGAGCGGCTTGTTGGCGGTCGTTGTGTTCCTGGCGGTAACCTTTATTCCGGTACTGATTGAGCAGAGCGCTATTTTAATTGAGACCTTGCCCGGTACGGTACAAAGCGTGCAAGATAACAACTCGGCGGTTGGTCGGTTGGTTGATAAGTACAACTTAGAGGGCGTGGTTCAAAATGCCGCCGATGATATCGCTAAGTGGCTGGTTAACTCAGCCGGCTCGGCGGTGTCAATTGCTCAGGGTGTGTTCAACGGATTTGCGGCCGCTGCCACCATTTTTGTAACAGCTATCTTTATGTTACTTGAAGGCCCGAGGTGGAATGAGCGGATCTGGCGGTATCATCCAGACAAGACTCGCCAGCGTAACTTGCAGCTAGCTAGCGAGATGTACCAGGTGGTTTCGAGCTACTTTACCGGTGTACTGACGATTGCCGCAATTGCCGCGGCTTGTTCTATTATTGCCATGACCCTGGTTGGTCTGCCGTATGCGGTGCCGCTTGGCATTCTGGTTGGTATTCTGGGGCTGATTCCGTACGTAGGGGCCACCATCGCGGCCGTGATAGTGGTAATCGTCGCCTTCTTTACCAGCACCAGCGCGGCCATCATTTTGGCGATTTACTTCTTTATATATCAGCAGGTTGAAAACAATATTTTGCAGCCGATTATCCAAGGGCGCACCACTTCTCTATCCCCGCTGATTGTAACAATCGCAATCTTGCTTGGTGCTTCGGCCGCCGGATTGTTTGGCGCTTTAATCGCAATTCCGGTTGCAGCCAGTCTTAAGGTGTTGGCGGTGCACTGGTTTAAGCACCATCGAGTCGAAGAACCGGTGAAGGTCGCTAGTAAGAAAGCTTAG